Proteins from one Ipomoea triloba cultivar NCNSP0323 chromosome 1, ASM357664v1 genomic window:
- the LOC116024308 gene encoding probable leucine-rich repeat receptor-like protein kinase At1g35710 isoform X2: MTLYLFGNQLSGHIPQEIGLLTALTDLQLSSNDLTGQIPTSIGNLQNLTILYLWGNKLSGHIPQEIGMLKSLVNLGLSSNNLTGQIPTIIGNLRNLMTLYLFGNQLSGHIPQEIGLLTSLTDLQLSSNDLTGQIPTSIGNLQNLTILYLWGNKLSGHIPQEIGMLKSLTDLQLSTNDFTGQIPTSIGNLQVLTTLYLTRNQLSGNIPQEIGRLTSLVNLGLGSNDLTGQIPTSIGNLQNLTTLYLWGNKLSGHIPQEIGMLKSLVNLGLSSNNLTGQIPTIIGNLRNLMTLYLFGNQLSGYIPEEIGLLKSLVELDLSENDLCGQIPTSMRSLKNLTTLIVWGNQLSGHILSVFSNLTSLSILDLSYNHFIGQLPENLCLGHSLKRLLVKNNNFVGNIPVTLKNCTSLFRVLLQNNKFSGDIFEAFGEYPNLNYIDLSNNSFYGQLSSNWGNCPKLSALKISNNKISGKLPTNLYNASQLVLLDLSSNQLVGMIPKSLEKLVRLTILKLDTNKFSGNISLEIGKLSGLSIFSIAANSFVGLIPEHFESCQGLIDLNLSRNMFVGNIPYGMGNMKLLESLDLSHNTLSGQIPQQFEGLTSLQIMNLSHNNLSGYIPSSIAQCLGLLSVDVSYNQLEGPIPNNKAFLEAPYDALRNNKGLCGNHSGFKPCSSNNQRDHHQRRNLLLIILLTLGDFDGKIAYESIIEVIGNFDSIYCIGEGGHASVYRAELPSGQIVAIKRFNAIGQEDKRCELKSFSNEVRTLTEVRHRNIVKLYGFCASERNSFLIYEYLEGGSLAHILNDSEKAMELGWMKRVNVVKDVAKALSYIHHDCLPPIVHRDISAKNVLFDSEYEAHVSDFGTARILSLHSSNWTSFAGTFGYAAPEFAYTMEVTEKCDVYSFGVLALEVIMGKHPGDLITSIFSSSPISTAHGTLLLRDVLDSRLFTPTKQEAEELILVAKIAVACLNMNPQCRPSMQQVSVLLSKERRYSSSNSLPQITIRQLFGLEFPTP; this comes from the exons ATGACCCTTTATCTCTTTGGGAACCAACTTTCAGGCCATattcctcaagaaattgggtTGTTAACAGCTCTTACTGATTTACAATTGAGTTCAAATGATCTAACAGGTCAAATCCCTACTTCAATCGGAAACTTGCAAAATTTAACAATCCTTTATCTATGGGGGAATAAACTTTCAGGCCATattcctcaagaaattgggATGTTAAAGTCTCTTGTTAATTTGGGATTATCCTCAAATAATCTCACAGGTCAAATCCCTACTATAATTGGAAACTTGAGAAATTTGATGACCCTTTATCTCTTTGGGAACCAACTTTCAGGCCATattcctcaagaaattgggtTGTTAACATCTCTTACTGATTTACAATTGAGTTCAAATGATCTAACAGGTCAAATCCCTACTTCAATCGGAAACTTGCAAAATTTAACAATCCTTTATCTATGGGGGAATAAACTTTCAGGCCATattcctcaagaaattgggATGTTAAAGTCTCTTACTGATTTACAATTGAGTACAAATGATTTCACTGGTCAAATCCCAACTTCAATTGGGAACTTGCAAGTTTTAACAACTCTATATCTCACTAGAAACCAACTTTCAGGCAACATTCCCCAAGAAATTGGACGGTTAACGTCTCTTGTTAATTTGGGATTGGGTTCAAATGATCTCACAGGTCAAATCCCTACTTCAATCGGAAACTTGCAAAATTTAACAACCCTTTATCTATGGGGGAATAAACTTTCAGGCCATattcctcaagaaattgggATGTTAAAGTCTCTTGTTAATTTGGGATTATCCTCAAATAATCTCACAGGTCAAATCCCTACTATAATTGGGAACTTGAGAAATTTGATGACCCTTTATCTCTTTGGGAACCAACTTTCAGGCTACATTCCTGAAGAAATTGGATTGTTAAAATCTCTTGTTGAATTAGATTTATCTGAAAATGATCTATGTGGTCAAATTCCTACTTCAATGAGGAGCTTGAAAAATTTAACAACGCTTATAGTATGGGGAAACCAACTTTCAGGCCATATTCTTTCAGTATTCAGTAATCTTACTAGCCTATCTATATTAGACTTATCTTATAATCACTTCATCGGTCAGTTGCCTGAGAATTTATGCCTTGGCCATTCACTAAAGCGGCTTCttgtgaaaaataataatttcgtAGGAAATATTCCTGTAACTCTGAAAAATTGCACATCTCTTTTCAGAGTACTACTTCAAAATAACAAATTCTCAGGAGACATATTTGAAGCTTTTGGAGAATATCCGaacttaaattatattgatttgaGCAACAATTCTTTCTATGGTCAGTTATCTTCTAATTGGGGAAATTGTCCAAAACTTTCTGCTTTGAAGATTTCAAACAACAAAATTTCTGGAAAACTTCCAACAAACCTATACAATGCATCCCAACTTGTTTTGCTTGATCTCTCATCAAATCAATTAGTTGGAATGATTCCCAAGAGTTTGGAAAAGTTGGTACGGTTAACTATTCTTAAGCTAGATACAAACAAATTTTCTGGCAACATATCACTTGAAATTGGGAAATTATCTGGGCTTTCAATCTTCAGCATAGCTGCAAATAGTTTTGTTGGTTTGATTCCAGAGCACTTTGAAAGTTGTCAAGGGTTAATAGACTTGAACTTGAGCAGAAATATGTTTGTTGGCAATATTCCTTATGGTATGGGAAACATGAAATTGCTTGAAAGCCTTGACCTCAGTCACAACACACTCTCAGGTCAAATACCACAACAATTTGAAGGACTTACATCTTTACAGATCATGAACCTATCTCATAATAATCTATCGGGATATATTCCTTCAAGCATAGCCCAGTGTTTAGGTTTATTATCTGTTGATGTATCATACAATCAATTGGAAGGTCCCATCCCAAATAATAAAGCATTTTTGGAAGCTCCGTATGATGCCTTGAGAAATAATAAAGGTCTTTGCGGGAACCATTCTGGCTTCAAGCCTTGCTCCTCAAACAATCAAAGAGATCATCATCAAAGAAGGAATTTGCTCTTAATCATACTATTAACACTTGGAG ATTTTGACGGAAAGATAGCATATGAAAGCATCATTGAGGTaattggaaactttgattcaaTATATTGTATTGGTGAAGGAGGACATGCAAGTGTTTATAGGGCTGAGCTACCCAGTGGCCAAATTGTTGCTATAAAGAGGTTTAATGCGATTGGGCAAGAAGACAAACGATGCGAACTCAAAAGTTTTTCAAATGAGGTTCGTACTTTAACCGAGGTTAGACATCGAAATATTGTGAAACTGTATGGTTTTTGTGCTAGTGAGAGAAATTCATTCTTAATTTATGAGTACTTAGAAGGGGGAAGCCTAGCACACATATTAAATGATAGTGAAAAGGCCATGGAATTAGGGTGGATGAAGAGGGTAAATGTGGTTAAAGATGTGGCTAAAGCTTTATCATATATTCACCATGATTGTTTACCACCTATTGTACATCGGGATATATCAGCTAAGAATGTTCTGTTTGATTCTGAATATGAAGCTCACGTGTCTGATTTCGGCACAGCAAGAATACTGAGTCTTCATTCATCAAATTGGACTTCATTTGCAGGAACATTTGGCTATGCAGCTCCAG AGTTTGCTTATACTATGGAAGTTACGGAAAAATGTGATGTGTATAGCTTTGGAGTACTAGCATTAGAAGTGATTATGGGTAAACATCCAGGTGACCTCATTACGTCCATTTTTTCATCATCCCCAATCTCAACCGCCCATGGAACACTACTTTTAAGAGATGTGTTGGATTCTCGGCTCTTTACTCCAACAAAGCAAGAAGCGGAAGAGTTGATTTTGGTTGCGAAGATAGCTGTTGCATGTTTAAATATGAATCCACAATGTCGGCCAAGCATGCAACAGGTTTCTGTGTTGCTAAGCAAAGAAAGGCGATATTCCTCCTCAAATTCACTTCCACAAATCACAATAAGACAATTGTTCGGTCTTGAATTTCCTACTCCCTAG
- the LOC116024308 gene encoding probable leucine-rich repeat receptor-like protein kinase At1g35710 isoform X1, with product MTLYLFGNQLSGHIPQEIGLLTALTDLQLSSNDLTGQIPTSIGNLQNLTILYLWGNKLSGHIPQEIGMLKSLVNLGLSSNNLTGQIPTIIGNLRNLMTLYLFGNQLSGHIPQEIGLLTSLTDLQLSSNDLTGQIPTSIGNLQNLTILYLWGNKLSGHIPQEIGMLKSLTDLQLSTNDFTGQIPTSIGNLQVLTTLYLTRNQLSGNIPQEIGRLTSLVNLGLGSNDLTGQIPTSIGNLQNLTTLYLWGNKLSGHIPQEIGMLKSLVNLGLSSNNLTGQIPTIIGNLRNLMTLYLFGNQLSGYIPEEIGLLKSLVELDLSENDLCGQIPTSMRSLKNLTTLIVWGNQLSGHILSVFSNLTSLSILDLSYNHFIGQLPENLCLGHSLKRLLVKNNNFVGNIPVTLKNCTSLFRVLLQNNKFSGDIFEAFGEYPNLNYIDLSNNSFYGQLSSNWGNCPKLSALKISNNKISGKLPTNLYNASQLVLLDLSSNQLVGMIPKSLEKLVRLTILKLDTNKFSGNISLEIGKLSGLSIFSIAANSFVGLIPEHFESCQGLIDLNLSRNMFVGNIPYGMGNMKLLESLDLSHNTLSGQIPQQFEGLTSLQIMNLSHNNLSGYIPSSIAQCLGLLSVDVSYNQLEGPIPNNKAFLEAPYDALRNNKGLCGNHSGFKPCSSNNQRDHHQRRNLLLIILLTLGGLFMIISIVVLLIIRSRSHIREKPRAITNKDVLAILDFDGKIAYESIIEVIGNFDSIYCIGEGGHASVYRAELPSGQIVAIKRFNAIGQEDKRCELKSFSNEVRTLTEVRHRNIVKLYGFCASERNSFLIYEYLEGGSLAHILNDSEKAMELGWMKRVNVVKDVAKALSYIHHDCLPPIVHRDISAKNVLFDSEYEAHVSDFGTARILSLHSSNWTSFAGTFGYAAPEFAYTMEVTEKCDVYSFGVLALEVIMGKHPGDLITSIFSSSPISTAHGTLLLRDVLDSRLFTPTKQEAEELILVAKIAVACLNMNPQCRPSMQQVSVLLSKERRYSSSNSLPQITIRQLFGLEFPTP from the exons ATGACCCTTTATCTCTTTGGGAACCAACTTTCAGGCCATattcctcaagaaattgggtTGTTAACAGCTCTTACTGATTTACAATTGAGTTCAAATGATCTAACAGGTCAAATCCCTACTTCAATCGGAAACTTGCAAAATTTAACAATCCTTTATCTATGGGGGAATAAACTTTCAGGCCATattcctcaagaaattgggATGTTAAAGTCTCTTGTTAATTTGGGATTATCCTCAAATAATCTCACAGGTCAAATCCCTACTATAATTGGAAACTTGAGAAATTTGATGACCCTTTATCTCTTTGGGAACCAACTTTCAGGCCATattcctcaagaaattgggtTGTTAACATCTCTTACTGATTTACAATTGAGTTCAAATGATCTAACAGGTCAAATCCCTACTTCAATCGGAAACTTGCAAAATTTAACAATCCTTTATCTATGGGGGAATAAACTTTCAGGCCATattcctcaagaaattgggATGTTAAAGTCTCTTACTGATTTACAATTGAGTACAAATGATTTCACTGGTCAAATCCCAACTTCAATTGGGAACTTGCAAGTTTTAACAACTCTATATCTCACTAGAAACCAACTTTCAGGCAACATTCCCCAAGAAATTGGACGGTTAACGTCTCTTGTTAATTTGGGATTGGGTTCAAATGATCTCACAGGTCAAATCCCTACTTCAATCGGAAACTTGCAAAATTTAACAACCCTTTATCTATGGGGGAATAAACTTTCAGGCCATattcctcaagaaattgggATGTTAAAGTCTCTTGTTAATTTGGGATTATCCTCAAATAATCTCACAGGTCAAATCCCTACTATAATTGGGAACTTGAGAAATTTGATGACCCTTTATCTCTTTGGGAACCAACTTTCAGGCTACATTCCTGAAGAAATTGGATTGTTAAAATCTCTTGTTGAATTAGATTTATCTGAAAATGATCTATGTGGTCAAATTCCTACTTCAATGAGGAGCTTGAAAAATTTAACAACGCTTATAGTATGGGGAAACCAACTTTCAGGCCATATTCTTTCAGTATTCAGTAATCTTACTAGCCTATCTATATTAGACTTATCTTATAATCACTTCATCGGTCAGTTGCCTGAGAATTTATGCCTTGGCCATTCACTAAAGCGGCTTCttgtgaaaaataataatttcgtAGGAAATATTCCTGTAACTCTGAAAAATTGCACATCTCTTTTCAGAGTACTACTTCAAAATAACAAATTCTCAGGAGACATATTTGAAGCTTTTGGAGAATATCCGaacttaaattatattgatttgaGCAACAATTCTTTCTATGGTCAGTTATCTTCTAATTGGGGAAATTGTCCAAAACTTTCTGCTTTGAAGATTTCAAACAACAAAATTTCTGGAAAACTTCCAACAAACCTATACAATGCATCCCAACTTGTTTTGCTTGATCTCTCATCAAATCAATTAGTTGGAATGATTCCCAAGAGTTTGGAAAAGTTGGTACGGTTAACTATTCTTAAGCTAGATACAAACAAATTTTCTGGCAACATATCACTTGAAATTGGGAAATTATCTGGGCTTTCAATCTTCAGCATAGCTGCAAATAGTTTTGTTGGTTTGATTCCAGAGCACTTTGAAAGTTGTCAAGGGTTAATAGACTTGAACTTGAGCAGAAATATGTTTGTTGGCAATATTCCTTATGGTATGGGAAACATGAAATTGCTTGAAAGCCTTGACCTCAGTCACAACACACTCTCAGGTCAAATACCACAACAATTTGAAGGACTTACATCTTTACAGATCATGAACCTATCTCATAATAATCTATCGGGATATATTCCTTCAAGCATAGCCCAGTGTTTAGGTTTATTATCTGTTGATGTATCATACAATCAATTGGAAGGTCCCATCCCAAATAATAAAGCATTTTTGGAAGCTCCGTATGATGCCTTGAGAAATAATAAAGGTCTTTGCGGGAACCATTCTGGCTTCAAGCCTTGCTCCTCAAACAATCAAAGAGATCATCATCAAAGAAGGAATTTGCTCTTAATCATACTATTAACACTTGGAGGTTTGTTTATGATTATTAGCATTGTTGTCCTATTAATTATTCGATCAAGGAGCCATATTAGAGAAAAGCCAAGGGCAATTACTAATAAAGATGTGTTGGCAATATTAGATTTTGACGGAAAGATAGCATATGAAAGCATCATTGAGGTaattggaaactttgattcaaTATATTGTATTGGTGAAGGAGGACATGCAAGTGTTTATAGGGCTGAGCTACCCAGTGGCCAAATTGTTGCTATAAAGAGGTTTAATGCGATTGGGCAAGAAGACAAACGATGCGAACTCAAAAGTTTTTCAAATGAGGTTCGTACTTTAACCGAGGTTAGACATCGAAATATTGTGAAACTGTATGGTTTTTGTGCTAGTGAGAGAAATTCATTCTTAATTTATGAGTACTTAGAAGGGGGAAGCCTAGCACACATATTAAATGATAGTGAAAAGGCCATGGAATTAGGGTGGATGAAGAGGGTAAATGTGGTTAAAGATGTGGCTAAAGCTTTATCATATATTCACCATGATTGTTTACCACCTATTGTACATCGGGATATATCAGCTAAGAATGTTCTGTTTGATTCTGAATATGAAGCTCACGTGTCTGATTTCGGCACAGCAAGAATACTGAGTCTTCATTCATCAAATTGGACTTCATTTGCAGGAACATTTGGCTATGCAGCTCCAG AGTTTGCTTATACTATGGAAGTTACGGAAAAATGTGATGTGTATAGCTTTGGAGTACTAGCATTAGAAGTGATTATGGGTAAACATCCAGGTGACCTCATTACGTCCATTTTTTCATCATCCCCAATCTCAACCGCCCATGGAACACTACTTTTAAGAGATGTGTTGGATTCTCGGCTCTTTACTCCAACAAAGCAAGAAGCGGAAGAGTTGATTTTGGTTGCGAAGATAGCTGTTGCATGTTTAAATATGAATCCACAATGTCGGCCAAGCATGCAACAGGTTTCTGTGTTGCTAAGCAAAGAAAGGCGATATTCCTCCTCAAATTCACTTCCACAAATCACAATAAGACAATTGTTCGGTCTTGAATTTCCTACTCCCTAG